The following nucleotide sequence is from Bremerella alba.
GCATCGCTATCGGGTTTCAGCACATCGAAGTAGAGAACATGGTAGTGATAGTAAGCGGAATCCCGTCCACCTCCGGAACCAGCAAGCTCCCTGCTTTTGTGGATTTGGTCGAGCTTCTCTCGCAGCTTTTCTGGCAGTGCCGGTCGCTGCTGCAGTTGGGCATCTCGCTGCTCGGCCTGCCGTCGCTCTTCCGCTTGTTTGTCGGCGGATTGAAATGGATTCTGTCCGAACGATTCGACCGCCGTCAGCCCGAGGATAACAACGGCAATAAAAGCAGGTGCGTTCATGCTGGTATGGCTCCGAGATGGTTTTTCTCGTGGTGGTAATGTCCGCCATAAAACGAGACGATCAACGGCTCTTGCGGGTTTTCATTCCATCTACCCATTGGACCCAACAATTCGGCATCTTGCCACAAACGTGTGCCTCAGTTAAGATTTCTCTACTGAGAACTACTCTCAATTAGCAGGCAAGCGATGTTTCCCGATATTCCCCTGAGCATGATTCAGCCTGGGTCCGTGGTGCGGATTTCTCAGGTCGTTGGCGGGCAAGACGATGTCAAGCGGATGGCCGAGATGGGTCTTCAGGCCGGAACGGAAATCGAGATGCTGCAAAGCGGCAGTCCTTGCATCATTCGTGTCGGTCAGTCGAAGCTTTGCTTTCGGCCTTCCGACATATTGAACATTTTGGTCAGTACGGACAAAGCATAATGTCGAAGTTGTCGCAGCTTGCAGTCGGTCAGGAAGCCGTCATCGCCTCGATCGATGCCACCAACGTGGCGGCCGTGCGACTAATGGAAATGGGCATGACTCCCGGCAGCAGCGTCAAGATGATTGGCTCGGCTCCTTTCGGCGATCCGTTAGAGGTGGAGATTCGCGGCTACCACCTGAGCCTGCGTAAGACGGAAGCCGACCTGGTGGAACTCGTGAGTTAACTCTGTAACAAGTACCAATCTCGCCGCGCCGCATGTTGTCCATCGCGACGTGTCTCGAATCCCTCGAACAGCCAACCCCCAATAGCCTGCCGCATGTCTGTCGACGCACCCGCTCGAACGTTAAATGTTGCCTTGGTCGGAAACCCCAACACCGGCAAGTCGACCCTCTTCAACGCGTTGTCTGGCATCCGCCAAAAAACGGGCAACTACCCCGGCGTGACCGTCGAGAAGAAGCATGGCGCGTTCACTCACAACGGGCAGAAGGTCGAACTGATCGACCTGCCAGGCACCTACAGTCTCGCCCCGCGTTCGCCTGACGAAATG
It contains:
- a CDS encoding FeoA family protein; translation: MFPDIPLSMIQPGSVVRISQVVGGQDDVKRMAEMGLQAGTEIEMLQSGSPCIIRVGQSKLCFRPSDILNILVSTDKA
- a CDS encoding FeoA family protein — encoded protein: MSKLSQLAVGQEAVIASIDATNVAAVRLMEMGMTPGSSVKMIGSAPFGDPLEVEIRGYHLSLRKTEADLVELVS